Proteins from one Listeria innocua genomic window:
- a CDS encoding metal ABC transporter ATP-binding protein → MKYIDIANIGFKYESEPVLENISFQVSAGEFIILTGENGAAKSTLLRIILGILQPDKGSVTFSKKNTDGGRLLVGYVPQQIASFNAGFPSTVLELVRSGRFPNGKWFKRLTEKDHAHVEKALKSVEMWDYRHKRIGELSGGQKQRICLARMFATDPDILILDEPQTAMDKQSKIRFYDLLKHEAQVHGKAILMVTHDSEEMEDYVDKHIRLVRKEDVSWKCFSMDLCKEPSKLQ, encoded by the coding sequence ATGAAATATATTGATATAGCCAATATTGGTTTTAAATACGAATCTGAGCCAGTACTTGAAAATATTTCATTTCAAGTCAGCGCAGGAGAATTTATCATACTAACAGGAGAAAACGGAGCAGCTAAATCAACACTGCTCCGTATTATTTTGGGGATTTTACAACCTGATAAAGGTTCTGTCACTTTCTCCAAGAAGAATACAGACGGCGGACGACTTTTAGTAGGTTATGTACCACAACAAATAGCTTCCTTTAACGCTGGATTTCCTAGTACGGTCCTCGAATTAGTAAGGTCAGGTCGCTTTCCAAATGGTAAGTGGTTCAAACGGCTGACGGAAAAAGATCATGCCCATGTCGAAAAAGCATTAAAATCTGTTGAAATGTGGGATTATCGTCATAAACGTATCGGTGAGCTATCTGGAGGTCAAAAACAGCGGATTTGTTTGGCGCGAATGTTTGCAACTGATCCTGATATATTGATTTTAGATGAACCGCAAACCGCAATGGATAAACAAAGTAAAATTCGTTTTTATGATTTATTAAAACATGAAGCACAAGTGCACGGTAAGGCGATTTTGATGGTAACGCATGATAGTGAAGAGATGGAAGATTATGTTGATAAGCATATTCGCCTCGTTAGAA
- a CDS encoding metal ABC transporter substrate-binding protein — MKKWSFLVVTVLAFVLVLAGCGASADKASGDKLKVVTTFYPMYDFTKNVAGDNASIDMLIDAGTEPHDYEPSAKDIAKIEAADVFIYNSEDMETWVPSVLKSLDSKKLTIIDASKGIKLLEGSEEEEHDHDHGEEGHHHEHDPHVWLSPVLAEKEVKNIQSGLSKADKANADTYKKNAEKYTDKLKTLDNKFKTAFEGAKQRDFVTQHAAFQYLANEYDLHQVAIAGLSPDQEPSPARLAELQKYVKENNISTIYFEEVASPKVAEALANETGAKLEVLSPIEGITDKEQKKGMDYIAYMEQNLQALQKTIK; from the coding sequence ATGAAGAAATGGTCGTTTTTAGTTGTAACAGTCTTGGCGTTCGTTTTAGTTTTGGCAGGATGTGGCGCGAGTGCTGATAAAGCAAGTGGTGATAAGCTCAAGGTAGTGACAACATTTTATCCAATGTATGATTTTACCAAAAATGTAGCGGGAGATAATGCTTCGATTGATATGTTAATTGATGCCGGAACTGAACCGCATGATTACGAGCCGAGTGCCAAAGATATTGCCAAAATTGAGGCAGCTGATGTTTTTATTTATAACAGTGAAGACATGGAAACGTGGGTACCAAGCGTACTTAAAAGCCTAGATTCGAAAAAATTAACGATAATTGATGCTAGTAAAGGAATTAAACTATTAGAAGGTAGCGAAGAAGAAGAGCACGACCATGACCACGGCGAAGAAGGTCATCATCATGAACATGATCCGCACGTATGGTTAAGCCCTGTCCTTGCTGAAAAAGAAGTGAAAAACATCCAGAGCGGTTTAAGCAAAGCGGATAAAGCGAATGCAGATACATATAAAAAGAATGCAGAAAAATATACGGACAAATTAAAAACACTCGACAATAAATTTAAAACAGCTTTTGAAGGAGCGAAACAACGCGATTTCGTAACGCAACATGCTGCATTCCAATATTTAGCAAACGAATATGATTTGCATCAAGTAGCAATCGCGGGTCTTTCACCTGACCAAGAACCTAGCCCAGCGCGTTTAGCAGAATTACAAAAATATGTAAAAGAAAACAATATCAGCACAATTTATTTTGAAGAAGTAGCATCGCCAAAAGTAGCAGAAGCGCTTGCTAACGAAACAGGTGCAAAATTAGAAGTACTAAGCCCAATCGAAGGTATTACCGATAAAGAACAGAAAAAAGGCATGGATTACATCGCTTATATGGAACAAAACTTACAAGCCTTGCAAAAAACAATTAAATAA